The Algoriphagus sp. TR-M9 genome has a window encoding:
- the dinB gene encoding DNA polymerase IV, which translates to MENEPGNSTPQVRKIIHVDMDAYYASVEQLDHPEWRGKPLVVGGNAARGVVAAASYEARKFGVYSAMASTLAARKCPQLIFAPARFDRYKEISSQIREIFYEYTDLVEPLSLDEAFLDVTENKKGLKSAILIARQIRQKIKAQTGLNASAGISYNKFLAKIASDLNKPNGQAVILPAEAEGFLEKLPIKKFFGIGKVTAEKMAGLGIHNGRDLKQFSLQFLTKKFGKSGIHYYNIVRGIHLSEVQPHRIRKSISAENTFVNDLFDLEDLRFALKPIYEELIRRIKKSGIKGRTVTLKIKFSDFTLQTRSKTLEQYVEEEQLWEIAQELLEQENFAQSIRLLGLGISNLNVVEEHQHFGEQLKIPFQGEK; encoded by the coding sequence GTGGAAAATGAACCGGGTAACTCAACCCCTCAAGTAAGAAAAATCATCCATGTGGATATGGATGCCTACTACGCTTCCGTGGAGCAACTGGATCATCCAGAATGGAGAGGTAAGCCACTGGTGGTGGGAGGCAATGCTGCCCGGGGAGTGGTAGCCGCTGCCAGTTATGAAGCCCGGAAATTTGGGGTTTACTCAGCCATGGCCTCTACCCTCGCAGCCAGGAAATGTCCCCAATTGATTTTTGCACCGGCTCGCTTTGACCGCTACAAGGAAATTTCCAGTCAAATCCGGGAGATATTCTATGAATACACGGATTTGGTAGAGCCACTTTCGCTGGATGAGGCATTTCTGGATGTCACAGAAAATAAAAAAGGACTCAAATCTGCTATTTTGATAGCTAGGCAGATCCGGCAAAAAATCAAAGCCCAAACCGGCCTGAATGCTTCTGCAGGGATTTCCTACAATAAGTTTTTAGCCAAAATCGCTTCAGACCTCAATAAGCCCAATGGACAGGCGGTGATTTTGCCGGCAGAAGCAGAGGGGTTTCTGGAAAAACTCCCCATCAAAAAATTCTTTGGAATCGGTAAGGTGACTGCGGAGAAAATGGCGGGCTTAGGAATCCATAACGGCCGGGATCTCAAGCAATTTTCCCTTCAGTTTCTGACCAAAAAATTCGGGAAATCAGGCATTCATTATTACAACATTGTCCGGGGAATCCATTTATCCGAAGTGCAGCCACATAGAATCAGAAAATCCATCAGTGCTGAAAACACCTTTGTGAATGACCTGTTCGATTTGGAAGACCTGCGCTTTGCATTAAAACCCATCTACGAGGAACTAATCCGGAGAATCAAAAAGAGTGGTATCAAAGGCCGAACAGTCACCCTTAAAATCAAATTCTCAGATTTCACCCTACAGACCCGAAGCAAAACCCTGGAACAATACGTAGAAGAAGAACAGCTATGGGAAATCGCGCAGGAATTGCTGGAGCAGGAAAACTTTGCTCAATCCATACGACTTCTGGGCTTAGGGATTTCCAATTTGAATGTAGTCGAAGAACACCAACACTTCGGGGAGCAGTTGAAGATTCCCTTTCAGGGAGAAAAATAG
- the miaB gene encoding tRNA (N6-isopentenyl adenosine(37)-C2)-methylthiotransferase MiaB, producing MDNLIKDIDIISGEEAQACDFKTTVDENTGKTKKLYIESYGCAMNFSDSEIVASIMKDGGFDTTSDFNQADVIFLNTCSIREKAEQTVRKRLSDFNRAKRNKPEITIGVLGCMAERLKDKLLEEEKIVDVVVGPDAYRDLPNLVSVAEEGQKAVNTFLSREETYADIAPVRLNSNGVSAFISIMRGCDNMCSFCVVPFTRGRERSRDPHSIVREAQELFAKGYKEVTLLGQNVDSYKWSPEENNKARLNKKTGEVSAVITFANLLEMVAQVDPSLRVRFSTSHPKDITDEVLYTMKKYHNICKYIHLPAQSGNSRILEMMNRTYDREWYLERVAKIREILGEECGISSDMITGFCSETEEEHQDTLSLMDIVKYDFSYMFFYSERPGTLAAKKFEDDIPLEVKKRRLAEVITKQSALSHERNKLDLGQEQIILLEGTSKKSAQELKGRNSANKVVIVPAGNYGKGDYLKVKITDCTPATLFGEVLEINPALA from the coding sequence ATGGATAATTTGATCAAAGACATCGATATCATCTCTGGAGAAGAAGCGCAAGCCTGTGACTTTAAGACCACAGTGGACGAAAACACGGGGAAAACGAAAAAGCTGTATATCGAAAGTTATGGTTGTGCTATGAACTTCTCAGATTCTGAGATTGTGGCCTCTATCATGAAGGATGGGGGATTCGACACCACCTCCGACTTCAATCAGGCGGATGTGATTTTCCTGAATACTTGTTCTATACGCGAAAAAGCTGAACAGACCGTACGCAAGAGGCTTTCTGATTTCAACAGAGCCAAAAGAAACAAACCTGAAATAACCATAGGGGTTTTGGGCTGTATGGCTGAACGCTTAAAGGATAAGCTTTTGGAAGAAGAAAAAATCGTGGATGTGGTCGTAGGACCGGATGCTTATCGTGACCTTCCAAACCTGGTTTCAGTAGCTGAAGAAGGCCAGAAAGCTGTGAACACCTTTCTATCCAGAGAAGAAACCTACGCGGACATTGCTCCTGTACGACTCAACTCCAATGGTGTATCAGCTTTCATCTCCATCATGCGTGGCTGTGACAACATGTGCTCATTTTGTGTGGTGCCATTTACCAGAGGCAGAGAAAGAAGCCGTGATCCGCATTCTATCGTGAGAGAGGCACAGGAACTCTTTGCCAAAGGCTATAAGGAAGTCACGCTTCTGGGGCAAAATGTGGACAGCTACAAATGGTCTCCAGAGGAAAACAACAAAGCAAGACTCAATAAAAAAACAGGGGAAGTAAGTGCAGTTATCACTTTTGCCAATTTACTTGAAATGGTCGCCCAGGTGGATCCCAGCCTTAGGGTAAGATTCTCCACTTCCCATCCCAAAGACATCACAGATGAGGTGCTTTACACCATGAAAAAGTACCACAACATCTGCAAATACATTCACCTGCCAGCGCAAAGCGGAAACTCCCGTATACTGGAAATGATGAATAGAACCTACGACCGGGAATGGTACCTGGAGCGTGTAGCCAAAATCAGGGAGATTCTCGGGGAGGAATGCGGTATATCTTCAGATATGATCACGGGATTCTGTTCCGAAACTGAAGAAGAACATCAGGACACCCTCTCACTGATGGATATAGTCAAGTATGACTTTTCATACATGTTCTTCTACTCTGAGCGTCCGGGCACTTTGGCCGCTAAGAAATTTGAGGATGACATTCCTCTGGAAGTCAAAAAAAGAAGACTGGCAGAGGTGATCACCAAGCAAAGCGCGCTTTCGCATGAACGAAACAAACTGGATCTTGGACAGGAGCAAATCATTCTCCTGGAAGGCACCTCTAAAAAATCAGCTCAGGAGTTAAAAGGCAGAAACTCTGCCAATAAGGTGGTGATAGTTCCTGCCGGGAATTATGGCAAAGGAGACTACCTCAAAGTGAAAATCACCGACTGTACACCTGCAACTCTATTTGGTGAAGTCCTAGAAATCAATCCAGCATTGGCATGA
- a CDS encoding YceI family protein: MKTIKQTGLVLAVALMTFACGKSGETVEATEAQAVAEGAGATLTLDPATSTVAWTGYKPTGQHTGIIPATNGTLTVNGTDVTGGSFTFDITGLEIHDMEEGTEMHGKLLTHLHSDDFFDAATHPTATFEITGIEPFSAGDVVTDKEEFESENTPQANSELTPENPNYWVSGNLTMRGTTKNIKFPAAISVTDGVVSAKAGFNIDRTDWGLAYGDEASVADKAKDKFVYNNVSLVLDVKAN; this comes from the coding sequence ATGAAAACTATCAAGCAAACAGGACTAGTATTGGCAGTTGCTCTTATGACTTTTGCCTGCGGCAAATCAGGAGAAACTGTAGAAGCTACAGAAGCACAAGCAGTGGCTGAAGGAGCAGGCGCTACTTTGACATTGGATCCAGCCACATCTACAGTGGCCTGGACTGGCTATAAGCCTACCGGGCAGCATACTGGTATAATCCCGGCTACTAATGGCACCCTGACAGTAAACGGTACCGATGTTACTGGCGGATCATTCACTTTCGATATCACAGGATTGGAAATTCATGATATGGAAGAAGGTACGGAGATGCACGGAAAGCTTCTGACTCACCTTCACTCTGATGACTTTTTCGATGCAGCTACTCATCCGACTGCTACCTTTGAAATCACTGGCATAGAGCCTTTCTCTGCGGGTGATGTAGTTACTGACAAAGAGGAATTCGAATCAGAAAACACCCCTCAGGCAAACAGTGAACTTACTCCTGAAAACCCGAATTACTGGGTAAGCGGTAACCTAACGATGAGAGGAACTACTAAAAACATCAAATTCCCTGCTGCTATTTCTGTAACAGATGGAGTAGTCTCTGCAAAAGCTGGATTCAACATCGACAGAACCGACTGGGGACTTGCATACGGCGACGAAGCTTCTGTAGCTGATAAGGCAAAGGACAAGTTCGTTTACAATAACGTAAGCTTAGTTTTGGATGTAAAAGCTAACTAA
- a CDS encoding sigma-54 interaction domain-containing protein — translation MITPQEIHSVKLRFGIIGNSPLLNHAIQVAMQAAPTDMTVLITGESGSGKESFSKIIHSLSLRKHGKFIAINCGAIPEGTIDSELFGHEKGSFTGAHEARKGYFEVTDGGSIFLDEIGEMPLGTQARLLRVLENGEFIKVGSSKVQKTNVRVITATNVKLLKAVENGKFREDLYYRLNTVPIYVPPLRERGEDMVLLFRKFTSDFSEKYQVRPISLDADAQSLLMRYPFPGNIRQLKNLAEQISLLEENREVDAETLSKYLPTDNSRLPMALTGNVKSGEAKDFSERDILYKVLFEMKKDMNDLKKLVLESYQNGGLNSSIIQKHQELFEDMDSEFERKESTESSPSYVPLVIDSKKTANSDSSEYEEDVIEDIIHEEDDNSLSLEKKEKEMILRALRKHNNKRKYAANDLGISERTLYRKIKQYEIDQ, via the coding sequence ATGATCACACCCCAGGAAATTCACAGCGTCAAGCTTCGATTTGGAATTATAGGAAACAGCCCCTTGCTAAATCACGCCATTCAAGTGGCCATGCAGGCGGCGCCTACAGATATGACCGTGCTCATCACGGGAGAAAGTGGAAGTGGTAAGGAAAGTTTTTCCAAGATCATCCATTCCCTCAGCCTCCGTAAGCATGGCAAATTCATCGCGATCAACTGTGGTGCCATCCCAGAAGGAACCATTGACTCCGAGCTATTTGGGCACGAAAAAGGCTCCTTTACCGGGGCACATGAGGCAAGAAAGGGTTACTTTGAAGTGACTGACGGGGGATCTATCTTTTTGGATGAAATCGGCGAAATGCCTCTGGGTACGCAAGCCCGTTTGTTGCGGGTTTTAGAAAACGGCGAATTCATTAAAGTAGGTTCTTCGAAGGTTCAAAAAACAAATGTACGCGTAATCACGGCCACCAATGTAAAGCTATTGAAAGCCGTAGAAAACGGGAAATTCCGTGAAGACTTATACTACCGACTAAATACAGTTCCGATTTACGTACCGCCTTTGCGGGAGCGAGGTGAAGACATGGTCTTGCTTTTCCGAAAATTCACTTCTGATTTTTCGGAAAAATACCAAGTCCGTCCGATTTCTCTGGATGCAGACGCCCAAAGCTTATTGATGAGGTATCCATTTCCCGGAAACATCCGTCAGCTGAAAAATCTGGCCGAGCAAATTTCCCTACTGGAAGAAAACAGGGAAGTAGATGCCGAGACCTTATCCAAATACCTACCTACGGATAATTCCAGACTGCCTATGGCGCTCACAGGAAATGTAAAAAGTGGAGAAGCCAAGGATTTTTCAGAAAGAGACATTCTTTACAAGGTTCTATTCGAAATGAAAAAGGACATGAATGATCTGAAGAAACTGGTGCTGGAAAGCTACCAAAACGGAGGATTGAACTCCAGCATTATCCAAAAGCACCAAGAGCTGTTTGAGGATATGGATTCGGAATTTGAACGTAAAGAAAGTACAGAATCCTCCCCTAGCTACGTTCCTTTGGTGATAGACTCTAAAAAGACAGCCAACTCGGACAGCAGTGAATATGAAGAGGATGTCATTGAGGACATTATCCATGAGGAAGATGACAATTCCCTATCTCTGGAGAAAAAAGAAAAAGAAATGATTCTCAGAGCTTTGCGCAAGCATAACAACAAAAGAAAATATGCAGCCAATGACCTGGGGATTTCCGAGCGCACGCTTTACCGCAAAATCAAGCAGTATGAAATTGATCAATAA
- the coaD gene encoding pantetheine-phosphate adenylyltransferase: protein MKKVAIFPGSFDPYTSGHHDIVMRSLALFDEVIIGIGYNSTKKSRYFDIDEMVEKVKSVYAEIPAVKVIVYNELTSTLAKKHQAQFLIRGLRNTTDFEYENTISQMNRYLNDDLETVFLITSPRFAAISSTIIREVHRFGGDVSEFIPYEI, encoded by the coding sequence ATGAAAAAAGTTGCCATCTTTCCAGGATCATTTGACCCTTACACTTCCGGACACCACGATATAGTGATGCGCAGCTTGGCCCTTTTTGATGAGGTGATCATAGGGATAGGCTATAATTCCACCAAGAAATCCCGTTACTTTGACATAGATGAAATGGTAGAAAAGGTAAAGAGCGTGTATGCGGAAATCCCGGCTGTAAAAGTCATCGTGTATAACGAACTAACTTCTACCCTAGCCAAAAAGCACCAAGCTCAATTTCTGATCAGGGGACTTAGAAATACTACAGATTTCGAGTACGAAAACACCATCAGTCAGATGAACCGCTACCTCAACGACGATCTGGAAACCGTCTTTCTGATTACTTCACCCCGTTTTGCGGCGATCAGCTCCACCATTATCAGAGAAGTGCATCGCTTTGGGGGCGATGTTTCCGAATTTATTCCTTATGAGATCTGA
- the pyrE gene encoding orotate phosphoribosyltransferase, producing the protein MEILDPNVAAEVADQLLEIQAIRLQPSEPFTWASGWKSPIYCDNRLSLSYPEVRKMIKEQLVKSIQHYFPNVEAVAGVATAGIPQGALLANDLDLPFVYVRSKAKGHGMQNMIEGKVVPGQKVVVVEDLVSTGGSSLKATQDLLDAGFEVLGMVAIFSYGFDLAKENFEKAGVKLVCLSHYEAMLPRAVERNYIADEALQSLSEWRKDPSTWNPK; encoded by the coding sequence ATGGAAATTTTAGACCCGAATGTGGCTGCTGAAGTAGCCGATCAACTGCTGGAAATACAAGCAATCCGATTACAACCTTCCGAACCATTCACCTGGGCTTCGGGATGGAAATCACCCATCTACTGCGACAATAGACTTTCGCTATCCTACCCCGAGGTACGGAAGATGATCAAGGAGCAGCTGGTAAAAAGTATCCAACACTACTTCCCAAATGTAGAAGCGGTCGCAGGAGTAGCCACTGCCGGTATTCCACAAGGAGCTTTGCTTGCCAACGACCTAGATCTCCCATTTGTCTATGTACGCTCAAAAGCCAAAGGGCATGGCATGCAAAATATGATAGAGGGCAAAGTAGTCCCTGGACAAAAAGTAGTAGTAGTAGAAGACTTGGTTTCCACAGGAGGAAGTTCCCTGAAGGCCACGCAGGATCTGCTTGATGCTGGATTTGAAGTTCTGGGAATGGTAGCCATTTTCAGTTATGGTTTTGACCTAGCCAAGGAAAACTTTGAAAAGGCGGGTGTGAAATTAGTTTGTCTCAGCCACTATGAAGCCATGCTTCCAAGAGCCGTAGAGCGCAATTACATTGCTGACGAGGCCTTACAATCGCTTTCAGAATGGAGAAAAGACCCTTCCACCTGGAACCCTAAATGA
- the pabB gene encoding aminodeoxychorismate synthase component I, with translation MSEANYSYPIPTADWKAKLCFWADKRYPYFALTDGNNHHYPEEAFESRFFAGKKALTEKEIWDQDSQIQKVGIIGYDFKNRLEHLKSENPAFLDLPELCFFQPEISLKFTGNTVYSSVELNESFWEEIENSSIPKSPSTHCAITAQLTRENYIASVQAIQEQIVEGNTYEANICQAYAGSFEKWDPISAYFLLTEKSPMPFSALFKAESKWLVSASPERFIKKTGTRLIVQPIKGTIRRGATPEEDEHHKRLLLASEKERAENLMITDLMRNDLARVSQTGSVRVQELFGIYALPRVFQMISTVTSTLRAGVDFSQIIQATFPMGSMTGAPKISTMEIIEQEEKFKRGWFSGAFGYIKENGDFDFSVIIRSIIADLEAKQLYFGVGSAITFDADAAQEYAECELKAQAILEVLSGK, from the coding sequence ATGAGTGAAGCTAACTACTCCTACCCAATCCCTACCGCAGACTGGAAAGCAAAACTTTGCTTTTGGGCTGACAAACGGTACCCGTACTTTGCGCTTACCGATGGCAACAACCACCACTATCCGGAAGAAGCCTTTGAATCACGTTTTTTTGCTGGAAAAAAAGCACTGACTGAAAAGGAAATCTGGGACCAGGATTCTCAAATTCAAAAGGTAGGGATCATTGGCTATGATTTTAAAAACCGACTAGAGCACCTAAAAAGTGAAAACCCGGCATTTTTGGACTTACCTGAGCTATGCTTTTTTCAGCCTGAAATCTCTTTGAAATTCACTGGGAATACAGTCTACAGTTCTGTGGAGCTGAATGAGAGCTTTTGGGAGGAAATCGAAAATAGTTCAATTCCTAAAAGCCCGAGCACTCATTGCGCTATCACAGCTCAGCTCACCAGAGAGAATTATATCGCTTCGGTCCAAGCTATTCAGGAGCAGATCGTAGAAGGGAATACCTATGAGGCTAATATCTGCCAGGCTTATGCTGGATCATTCGAAAAATGGGATCCCATTTCGGCCTATTTTCTTTTGACCGAAAAGTCCCCCATGCCCTTCTCGGCTTTATTCAAAGCAGAATCAAAATGGCTTGTATCAGCTTCCCCAGAGCGCTTTATCAAGAAAACCGGCACGCGTCTGATAGTACAACCCATCAAAGGCACCATCCGAAGAGGTGCCACTCCAGAGGAAGATGAACACCATAAAAGGTTACTTCTGGCAAGTGAAAAAGAGCGTGCCGAAAACCTGATGATCACTGACCTGATGCGAAATGACCTAGCGCGGGTTTCCCAAACTGGCAGCGTGAGAGTGCAAGAATTATTTGGGATATATGCCCTTCCCAGGGTTTTCCAGATGATCAGCACCGTCACTTCTACGCTTCGGGCAGGAGTAGATTTTTCCCAGATCATTCAGGCCACTTTCCCCATGGGGAGTATGACCGGTGCACCGAAAATCAGCACCATGGAAATCATTGAACAAGAAGAGAAATTCAAGCGCGGATGGTTTTCGGGGGCATTTGGCTACATCAAAGAAAATGGCGACTTTGATTTCTCAGTGATTATCAGGAGCATTATTGCAGATTTAGAAGCAAAGCAGCTGTATTTTGGAGTGGGAAGTGCCATTACATTTGATGCGGATGCAGCTCAGGAATATGCAGAGTGCGAGCTGAAAGCTCAGGCAATTTTAGAAGTTTTAAGTGGAAAATGA
- a CDS encoding gamma carbonic anhydrase family protein, with product MGLILEVNGKTPALGEGSWVAPNATLVGDIITGKNCTIWFNAVVRGDVNEIRIGDDTNIQDGAVIHCTYQKAGTYIGSKVSIAHNAIVHGCSIHDNVLIGMGAIVMDGAVVNSGAIIAAGAVVLANTVVESNTIYAGMPAKKVKEISSEMREVIVRTAKNYPMYAGWFDKSKESGSK from the coding sequence ATGGGACTGATATTAGAAGTTAACGGAAAGACTCCAGCGCTAGGCGAGGGGAGCTGGGTCGCGCCAAATGCCACTTTGGTTGGTGATATCATCACCGGAAAGAACTGTACCATTTGGTTCAATGCCGTAGTGCGGGGGGATGTGAACGAAATCCGAATCGGTGATGACACCAATATTCAGGACGGAGCTGTGATCCATTGTACTTATCAGAAAGCCGGGACTTACATAGGAAGCAAGGTTTCTATCGCTCATAATGCGATCGTGCATGGATGTTCCATTCATGATAATGTGCTTATTGGAATGGGGGCAATCGTGATGGATGGTGCAGTGGTGAATTCGGGAGCGATCATTGCGGCGGGTGCGGTGGTCTTGGCAAATACAGTAGTGGAAAGCAATACCATCTATGCCGGGATGCCTGCCAAAAAAGTGAAGGAAATCAGCTCAGAAATGCGGGAAGTTATCGTGAGAACAGCTAAAAATTATCCTATGTATGCGGGGTGGTTTGATAAAAGTAAAGAATCTGGTTCTAAATAG
- a CDS encoding NUDIX hydrolase, with translation MRIFVNDKPLDLISYEEFNVSKSYEVVYQEHEDIASHLPWKDDVLFHEPSHDTVIRLLYLLRTRKLKDLDSITLVSKDKAELKRFVKSRFAIIKAAGGVVSKKDKILLIFRLGKWDFPKGKFEKGETPKECALREVEEECAIKVKAGEKICTTWHTYTHNRKSILKKTYWFAMDCLDDAKMTPQEEEGIQDIRWFYEGDAKVALVNSYPSMRYLFKRFIKKSHKPQIS, from the coding sequence ATGAGAATCTTCGTGAATGACAAACCATTGGACCTGATAAGTTATGAGGAGTTCAATGTGTCCAAATCGTATGAAGTCGTCTATCAAGAACACGAAGATATCGCTTCGCACTTACCCTGGAAGGACGATGTGCTTTTCCATGAACCTTCCCATGATACAGTTATTCGCTTATTGTACCTTCTTCGCACCAGAAAGCTGAAAGATTTGGATTCCATCACACTTGTAAGCAAAGATAAGGCAGAATTGAAGCGCTTTGTCAAAAGCCGTTTTGCGATCATTAAAGCTGCTGGAGGCGTGGTTTCTAAAAAGGACAAGATTCTCTTGATTTTCCGGCTGGGAAAATGGGATTTCCCGAAGGGCAAATTTGAAAAAGGAGAGACGCCCAAGGAATGTGCTCTGAGAGAAGTAGAGGAAGAGTGTGCGATTAAGGTGAAAGCAGGCGAGAAAATTTGCACCACTTGGCATACTTACACCCACAATCGGAAGAGTATTTTAAAGAAAACCTATTGGTTTGCGATGGATTGCCTTGACGATGCCAAAATGACTCCCCAAGAAGAAGAGGGAATTCAGGATATTCGCTGGTTTTATGAGGGAGATGCCAAGGTGGCCTTGGTCAATTCCTACCCTTCCATGCGCTACCTGTTCAAGCGTTTTATTAAAAAATCACACAAGCCTCAGATCTCATAA